From Trichoplusia ni isolate ovarian cell line Hi5 chromosome 22, tn1, whole genome shotgun sequence, a single genomic window includes:
- the LOC113504479 gene encoding mucin-5AC-like isoform X1 → MFPAQALAAAAAALLVAAHADSDNVGIFNSLAQQLSQRRLTLRSKAAMPPGCLYEGRWFSDGALVTTREECLRCLCVHNALTCRRRACAPLPDPMPRRCHVRHRRGSCCPEMHCPDGVTYTEHGAVARFENEEAADVSTPSSLSHACVEGGTVYAAGSAMGSSTACEQCFCLQGARRCVRPSCLPPPPHCAPRPAAGACCPQRYYCDRSDEQHLSHEFDCLVDGQWVKEGASVPSGGNCSACFCLHGSVRCQAMSCAPALSGCRPLLALGDCCAHQYICDHNKHKHPSSQVIENSMVSTKYDNRALHLSKSSKIESTTQTITGIYTVKDTPTATATKNHLITTTKVKRKTSEPPARLSPNTEQNTNRTSSTGNLTTTVDPVTSGKLVETTSEVTSDNTTEQPEGTVKIVINGTINCTAELSSTSLPLSIPLNDTERIQMEAMPRVPIVNIEAQTYSPNDIITDRSVNGGFDENDTFTINVTSSLMTNTSHSTTRPVMTVSKIPAPSDSVDTFNSSKKTKGDYDYDYTEPTLPPSLPNLKIIPFVAADAVVDDEPTKDAITYPILEREDKFPVYYPSGDSKEPYPTRREDIYNPTQYPVFISEKVEPSYPTITQDVDLTSHRYPVQSDLGVHEYTVSTSLGSHLSEAKAVTNVPTTSSTFELETPSVNLFSPPVETEGGFVPKGPGILDEYFTVYASTPPAASVPHLTTSMQLDITKDSCTTEDQRSVAEGDSVEIRCSTCTCQWGELRCRPSQDPACLIDKNTNTSKKEEKVNETKVVQKNESSPVTLDFTGADVAGNKDMVTTEKAIVKDVNEKIASTKVSSTQTESVPTTTLAPSTTPKPVVKVTTTTTTPTPIKEVNDTSQEYDDDDDDEGFSLGSMLKLLLSDTYESTTAAPTKKITNAPSSKPTPVITSTRRPPSVAPFIPLPPQPYIPQKAPNMVNRIDHLVLGEATAIKRTTPRPITNKTTKRPVPKTTTERQPEIKEVSDSFKPVAHEGPRPPNLGGLPGVGAGLLKLAGCNIYGRMYRVGRIIAELSTPCQECWCTELGVQCKPLGC, encoded by the exons ATGTTCCCCGCGCAggcgctcgccgccgccgccgccgcgctgctcgTCGCCGCGCACGCAG ATTCTGACAATGTTGGTATATTTAACAGTTTAGCTCAACAACTATCACAGCGCCGTTTGACGTTAAGAA GTAAAGCAGCCATGCCCCCGGGATGCCTGTACGAGGGCCGGTGGTTCTCGGACGGCGCGCTGGTGACGACGCGCGAGGAGTGCCTGCGCTGCCTGTGCGTGCACAACGCGCTGACGTGCCGCCGCCGCGCGTGCGCGCCGCTGCCCGACCCCATGCCGCGCCGCTGCCACGTCAGGCATCGCCGGGGCTCCTGCTGCCCTGAGATGCACTGCCCAG ATGGTGTGACTTACACAGAACACGGCGCGGTGGCTCGCTTCGAGAATGAGGAGGCAGCAGACGTCTCGACACCGTCCTCACTCAGCCACG CGTGCGTGGAGGGCGGCACGGTGTACGCGGCGGGCTCGGCCATGGGCTCCAGCACGGCGTGCGAGCAGTGCTTCTGCCTGCAGGGCGCGCGGCGCTGCGTCCGGCCCTCGTgcctgccgccgccgccgcactgcgcgccgcgccccgccgccGGCGCCTGCTGCCCGCAGCGCTACTACTGCGACCGCTCCGACGAACAACATCTATCTCATGAATTTG ATTGTCTAGTGGATGGTCAGTGGGTAAAGGAGGGCGCTAGTGTGCCGAGCGGTGGCAACTGCTCAGCCTGCTTCTGCCTGCACGGCTCCGTGCGCTGCCAGGCCATGAGCTGCGCGCCGGCGCTGAGCGGCTGCCGGCCGCTGCTCGCGCTCGGCGACTGCTGCGCGCACCAGTACATCTGTGACCATAATAAACATA AGCACCCATCGAGTCAAGTAATAGAAAACTCTATGGTCTCTACGAAGTACGACAATCGAGCGCTTCACCTTTCGAAATCGAGCAAGATCGAAAGTACTACCCAGACGATAACTGGAATATACACAGTGAAGGATACACCAACCGCGACAGCTACTAAAAACCACTTGATAACCACCActaaagttaaaagaaaaactagCGAACCACCCGCAAGACTCAGTccaaacacagaacaaaatacTAATAGAACATCCAGCACCGGCAATCTTACTACTACTGTAGACCCAGTCACCTCCGGTAAACTGGTAGAAACTACCAGTGAAGTAACTTCTGATAATACCACGGAACAACCCGAAGGAACAGTTAAAATTGTCATTAACGGAACTATTAACTGCACTGCCGAACTGTCATCCACATCATTACCTTTAAGCATCCCCCTTAACGACACTGAAAGAATACAAATGGAAGCCATGCCGAGAGTACCCATCGTTAACATAGAAGCCCAGACTTACTCCCCTAACGATATCATCACTGATAGAAGCGTTAACGGCGGCTTTGATGAAAACGATACATTCACCATAAACGTGACCAGCTCCCTCATGACCAACACCAGCCACTCCACCACCAGACCGGTGATGACGGTGTCGAAGATACCGGCGCCCTCCGACTCGGTCGATACTTTTAATAGTTCAAAGAAAACGAAAGGGGACTATGATTACGATTATACTGAACCGACACTGCCTCCATCATTGCCTAATTTAAA AATTATACCGTTTGTGGCAGCCGATGCGGTGGTCGACGACGAACCGACAAAAGACGCCATCACATACCCAATATTGGAGCGAGAGGACAAGTTTCCCGTGTACTATCCTAGTGGTGACTCAAAGGAGCCATACCCAACCAGACGAGAGGACATCTACAATCCTACGCAGTATCCAGTATTCATATCGGAGAAAGTGGAGCCTTCCTACCCAACTATAACACAAGACGTGGACTTAACCAGTCACAGGTACCCAGTGCAGAGTGATCTGGGAGTCCATGAGTACACCGTGTCGACGTCGCTGGGAAGCCACTTGTCTGAAGCTAAGGCCGTCACCAACGTACCCACCACCAGTTCTACATTTGAATTAGAGACTCCGAGTGTCAATTTATTTTCGCCACCTGTGGAGACCGAAG GTGGGTTTGTACCGAAAGGTCCGGGTATCCTAGACGAGTACTTCACAGTTTACGCGAGCACGCCCCCGGCTGCGTCTGTGCCGCATCTTACTACTTCTATGCAACTTGATATAACTAAAG ATTCGTGTACGACGGAGGACCAGCGCTCGGTAGCCGAGGGTGACTCCGTGGAGATCCGCTGCTCGACATGCACGTGCCAATGGGGCGAGCTGCGGTGCAGGCCGAGCCAGGACCCCGCCTGCCTTATAG ataaaaatacaaatacgtcgaaaaaagaagaaaaagttaaTGAAACTAAGGTTGTACAGAAGAATGAGTCATCACCAGTCACTCTTGATTTTACTGGAGCTGATGTTGCTGGTAATAAAGACATGGTGACTACCGAGAAGGCAATTGTAAAGGATGTCAATGAAAAGATCGCTAGTACTAAAGTATCATCGACTCAGACTGAATCAGTTCCAACTACAACTCTTGCTCCTAGTACCACTCCAAAACCTGTTGTTAAAGTTACAACAACTACAACTACACCAACACCCATCAAGGAGGTCAACGATACCTCACAAGAGTATGATGATGACGACGATGATGAAGGATTCTCGTTGGGAAGTATGCTCAAACTGCTGCTGAGTGATACCTATGAGTCGACCACTGCCGCCCCGACCAAAAAGATTACCAATGCACCTTCCAGTAAACCCACACCTGTTATCACATCCACTAGAAGACCACCTTCTGTTGCACCCTTCATACCCCTTCCTCCACAACCCTACATACCTCAAAAAGCGCCAAACATGGTAAATAGAATTGACCACCTGGTGCTCGGAGAAGCAACGGCCATAAAACGGACCACCCCTCGACCGATCACAAATAAGACCACTAAGCGGCCGGTTCCAAAGACCACGACGGAGAGGCAACCTGAAATCAAAGAAGTATCCGACTCGTTTAAGCCTGTGGCGCACGAAGGTCCGCGGCCTCCGAACCTGGGGGGACTCCCAGGAGTAGGGGCAGGCCTTCTGAAGCTCGCCGGCTGCAACATCTACGGCAGGATGTACAGGGTTGGCAGGATCATCGCGGAGCTGTCGACGCCGTGCCAGGAGTGCTGGTGCACGGAGCTGGGCGTGCAGTGCAAGCCACTCGGCTGCTGA
- the LOC113504479 gene encoding mucin-5AC-like isoform X2, whose protein sequence is MPPGCLYEGRWFSDGALVTTREECLRCLCVHNALTCRRRACAPLPDPMPRRCHVRHRRGSCCPEMHCPDGVTYTEHGAVARFENEEAADVSTPSSLSHACVEGGTVYAAGSAMGSSTACEQCFCLQGARRCVRPSCLPPPPHCAPRPAAGACCPQRYYCDRSDEQHLSHEFDCLVDGQWVKEGASVPSGGNCSACFCLHGSVRCQAMSCAPALSGCRPLLALGDCCAHQYICDHNKHKHPSSQVIENSMVSTKYDNRALHLSKSSKIESTTQTITGIYTVKDTPTATATKNHLITTTKVKRKTSEPPARLSPNTEQNTNRTSSTGNLTTTVDPVTSGKLVETTSEVTSDNTTEQPEGTVKIVINGTINCTAELSSTSLPLSIPLNDTERIQMEAMPRVPIVNIEAQTYSPNDIITDRSVNGGFDENDTFTINVTSSLMTNTSHSTTRPVMTVSKIPAPSDSVDTFNSSKKTKGDYDYDYTEPTLPPSLPNLKIIPFVAADAVVDDEPTKDAITYPILEREDKFPVYYPSGDSKEPYPTRREDIYNPTQYPVFISEKVEPSYPTITQDVDLTSHRYPVQSDLGVHEYTVSTSLGSHLSEAKAVTNVPTTSSTFELETPSVNLFSPPVETEGGFVPKGPGILDEYFTVYASTPPAASVPHLTTSMQLDITKDSCTTEDQRSVAEGDSVEIRCSTCTCQWGELRCRPSQDPACLIDKNTNTSKKEEKVNETKVVQKNESSPVTLDFTGADVAGNKDMVTTEKAIVKDVNEKIASTKVSSTQTESVPTTTLAPSTTPKPVVKVTTTTTTPTPIKEVNDTSQEYDDDDDDEGFSLGSMLKLLLSDTYESTTAAPTKKITNAPSSKPTPVITSTRRPPSVAPFIPLPPQPYIPQKAPNMVNRIDHLVLGEATAIKRTTPRPITNKTTKRPVPKTTTERQPEIKEVSDSFKPVAHEGPRPPNLGGLPGVGAGLLKLAGCNIYGRMYRVGRIIAELSTPCQECWCTELGVQCKPLGC, encoded by the exons ATGCCCCCGGGATGCCTGTACGAGGGCCGGTGGTTCTCGGACGGCGCGCTGGTGACGACGCGCGAGGAGTGCCTGCGCTGCCTGTGCGTGCACAACGCGCTGACGTGCCGCCGCCGCGCGTGCGCGCCGCTGCCCGACCCCATGCCGCGCCGCTGCCACGTCAGGCATCGCCGGGGCTCCTGCTGCCCTGAGATGCACTGCCCAG ATGGTGTGACTTACACAGAACACGGCGCGGTGGCTCGCTTCGAGAATGAGGAGGCAGCAGACGTCTCGACACCGTCCTCACTCAGCCACG CGTGCGTGGAGGGCGGCACGGTGTACGCGGCGGGCTCGGCCATGGGCTCCAGCACGGCGTGCGAGCAGTGCTTCTGCCTGCAGGGCGCGCGGCGCTGCGTCCGGCCCTCGTgcctgccgccgccgccgcactgcgcgccgcgccccgccgccGGCGCCTGCTGCCCGCAGCGCTACTACTGCGACCGCTCCGACGAACAACATCTATCTCATGAATTTG ATTGTCTAGTGGATGGTCAGTGGGTAAAGGAGGGCGCTAGTGTGCCGAGCGGTGGCAACTGCTCAGCCTGCTTCTGCCTGCACGGCTCCGTGCGCTGCCAGGCCATGAGCTGCGCGCCGGCGCTGAGCGGCTGCCGGCCGCTGCTCGCGCTCGGCGACTGCTGCGCGCACCAGTACATCTGTGACCATAATAAACATA AGCACCCATCGAGTCAAGTAATAGAAAACTCTATGGTCTCTACGAAGTACGACAATCGAGCGCTTCACCTTTCGAAATCGAGCAAGATCGAAAGTACTACCCAGACGATAACTGGAATATACACAGTGAAGGATACACCAACCGCGACAGCTACTAAAAACCACTTGATAACCACCActaaagttaaaagaaaaactagCGAACCACCCGCAAGACTCAGTccaaacacagaacaaaatacTAATAGAACATCCAGCACCGGCAATCTTACTACTACTGTAGACCCAGTCACCTCCGGTAAACTGGTAGAAACTACCAGTGAAGTAACTTCTGATAATACCACGGAACAACCCGAAGGAACAGTTAAAATTGTCATTAACGGAACTATTAACTGCACTGCCGAACTGTCATCCACATCATTACCTTTAAGCATCCCCCTTAACGACACTGAAAGAATACAAATGGAAGCCATGCCGAGAGTACCCATCGTTAACATAGAAGCCCAGACTTACTCCCCTAACGATATCATCACTGATAGAAGCGTTAACGGCGGCTTTGATGAAAACGATACATTCACCATAAACGTGACCAGCTCCCTCATGACCAACACCAGCCACTCCACCACCAGACCGGTGATGACGGTGTCGAAGATACCGGCGCCCTCCGACTCGGTCGATACTTTTAATAGTTCAAAGAAAACGAAAGGGGACTATGATTACGATTATACTGAACCGACACTGCCTCCATCATTGCCTAATTTAAA AATTATACCGTTTGTGGCAGCCGATGCGGTGGTCGACGACGAACCGACAAAAGACGCCATCACATACCCAATATTGGAGCGAGAGGACAAGTTTCCCGTGTACTATCCTAGTGGTGACTCAAAGGAGCCATACCCAACCAGACGAGAGGACATCTACAATCCTACGCAGTATCCAGTATTCATATCGGAGAAAGTGGAGCCTTCCTACCCAACTATAACACAAGACGTGGACTTAACCAGTCACAGGTACCCAGTGCAGAGTGATCTGGGAGTCCATGAGTACACCGTGTCGACGTCGCTGGGAAGCCACTTGTCTGAAGCTAAGGCCGTCACCAACGTACCCACCACCAGTTCTACATTTGAATTAGAGACTCCGAGTGTCAATTTATTTTCGCCACCTGTGGAGACCGAAG GTGGGTTTGTACCGAAAGGTCCGGGTATCCTAGACGAGTACTTCACAGTTTACGCGAGCACGCCCCCGGCTGCGTCTGTGCCGCATCTTACTACTTCTATGCAACTTGATATAACTAAAG ATTCGTGTACGACGGAGGACCAGCGCTCGGTAGCCGAGGGTGACTCCGTGGAGATCCGCTGCTCGACATGCACGTGCCAATGGGGCGAGCTGCGGTGCAGGCCGAGCCAGGACCCCGCCTGCCTTATAG ataaaaatacaaatacgtcgaaaaaagaagaaaaagttaaTGAAACTAAGGTTGTACAGAAGAATGAGTCATCACCAGTCACTCTTGATTTTACTGGAGCTGATGTTGCTGGTAATAAAGACATGGTGACTACCGAGAAGGCAATTGTAAAGGATGTCAATGAAAAGATCGCTAGTACTAAAGTATCATCGACTCAGACTGAATCAGTTCCAACTACAACTCTTGCTCCTAGTACCACTCCAAAACCTGTTGTTAAAGTTACAACAACTACAACTACACCAACACCCATCAAGGAGGTCAACGATACCTCACAAGAGTATGATGATGACGACGATGATGAAGGATTCTCGTTGGGAAGTATGCTCAAACTGCTGCTGAGTGATACCTATGAGTCGACCACTGCCGCCCCGACCAAAAAGATTACCAATGCACCTTCCAGTAAACCCACACCTGTTATCACATCCACTAGAAGACCACCTTCTGTTGCACCCTTCATACCCCTTCCTCCACAACCCTACATACCTCAAAAAGCGCCAAACATGGTAAATAGAATTGACCACCTGGTGCTCGGAGAAGCAACGGCCATAAAACGGACCACCCCTCGACCGATCACAAATAAGACCACTAAGCGGCCGGTTCCAAAGACCACGACGGAGAGGCAACCTGAAATCAAAGAAGTATCCGACTCGTTTAAGCCTGTGGCGCACGAAGGTCCGCGGCCTCCGAACCTGGGGGGACTCCCAGGAGTAGGGGCAGGCCTTCTGAAGCTCGCCGGCTGCAACATCTACGGCAGGATGTACAGGGTTGGCAGGATCATCGCGGAGCTGTCGACGCCGTGCCAGGAGTGCTGGTGCACGGAGCTGGGCGTGCAGTGCAAGCCACTCGGCTGCTGA
- the LOC113504480 gene encoding rhomboid-related protein 1-like, whose amino-acid sequence MAPDAEHSETVRLNVEEGTPSRSGRRVLPDTRAPACAWTEHEEERAGDNTGSPGENKRLLPAGAAPARHKSRLQAGLTLGVHPPGKYKYPELTKAQKAQAKTKFAKRKDKLIALLKPPYFIVSMIILIVFIHLWGTEEVRAQLEWSPGAWWREPWRLVTYGFVHANAAHLALNALVALAVGWPLEREQGWWRVLVLWGGGVAAGALGAGALQPRVRVVGASAAVYALLTAHISNVCLRFGNIPLWWFRPLSVLVLGASEACWALVRPPPPAGGAAAAHAQGSYEYIAWAAHVLGAAIGVPLAFLVFTGENLKQPYVVACRVLSAVLLAAGAALAVLYYAWFADIDLT is encoded by the exons ATGGCTCCGGATGCCGAACACAGCGAGACGGTGCGACTGAATGTGGAGGAGGGGACCCCGAGCCGGAGCGGGCGGCGCGTGCTGCCGGACACGCGCGCGCCGGCCTGCGCCTGGACCGAGCACGAGGAGGAGCGCGCCGGGGACAACACCGGCAGCCCCGGCGAGAACAAGCGCCTGCTGCCGGCCGGGGCCGCGCCCGCCAGGCATAAGTCCCGCCTGCAGGCCGGCCTCACGCTGGGGGTGCACCCGCCCGGGAAGTACAAGTATCCTGAACTAACGAAAGCACAGAAAGCGCAAGCGAAAACCAAATTCGCGAAACGGAAAGACAAGCTTATAGCTTTACTGAAACCGCCATACTTCATAGTCtctatgataattttaatt GTGTTCATCCACTTGTGGGGCACGGAGGAGGTGCGCGCGCAGCTGGAGTGGTCTCCGGGCGCGTGGTGGCGCGAGCCCTGGCGGCTCGTCACCTACGGCTTCGTGCACGCCAACGCCGCGCATCTCGCGCTCAACGCGCTCGTGGCTCTAGCT GTGGGCTGGCCGCTGGAGCGCGAGCAGGGCTGGTGGCGCGTGCTGGTGCTGTGGGGCGGCGgcgtggcggcgggcgcgctcgGCGCGGGCGCGCTGCAGCCGCGCGTGCGCGTCGTCGGCGCCTCCGCCGCGGTGTACGCCTTGCTCACAGCGCATATCTCTAACGTGTGCCTTAG GTTTGGCAACATTCCTCTGTGGTGGTTCCGTCCCCTGAGCGTGCTGGTGCTGGGCGCGTCGGAGGCGTGCTGGGCGCTAGtgcggccgccgccgcccgccgggggcgcggccgcggcgcacgcgcagggCTCCTACGAGTACATCGCCTGGGCCGCGCACGTGCTGGGGGCGGCTATAGGGGTCCCTCTGGCGTTTCTTGTTTTCACTG gtGAGAACTTGAAGCAGCCGTACGTGGTGGCGTGCCGCGTGCTGTCCGCGGTGctgctggcggcgggcgcggcgctggccgTGCTCTACTACGCCTGGTTCGCCGACATCGACCTCACCTGA